One genomic region from Halomicrobium zhouii encodes:
- a CDS encoding universal stress protein: MTSTSELAGTAAPAFSDLLLPTDGTKRMTRVVDLAIDVASQFGARLHVLYVVDAERGRFTGSNARQKPFQWGDVVTGDVAELARYRGVEPVTVIREGVPHEVILDYAREAAVDLIVVGIDRPRTVVGYAADLLGHTPMGTTSSHVIYRAQVPVLSVRV, translated from the coding sequence GTGACGTCCACCAGTGAACTCGCGGGCACGGCGGCGCCCGCGTTCTCGGATCTGCTCCTGCCGACAGACGGCACCAAGCGGATGACGAGGGTGGTCGACCTCGCGATCGACGTCGCCTCGCAGTTCGGTGCTCGTCTCCACGTGCTCTACGTGGTCGACGCCGAACGGGGCCGTTTCACGGGGTCGAATGCCCGTCAGAAACCGTTCCAGTGGGGCGACGTCGTCACCGGCGACGTGGCCGAGCTGGCGCGCTACCGCGGGGTCGAGCCCGTGACGGTGATTCGGGAAGGCGTCCCCCACGAAGTGATCCTCGACTACGCGCGCGAGGCAGCGGTCGACCTCATCGTCGTCGGCATCGATAGGCCCCGTACAGTCGTCGGCTACGCCGCAGACCTGCTCGGTCACACCCCCATGGGAACGACGTCCAGCCACGTCATCTACAGGGCCCAGGTTCCAGTCCTCTCCGTCCGCGTGTGA
- a CDS encoding HdeD family acid-resistance protein: protein MEESTVYGSRTDGESMPGLETSWRSLEVGGILIVLLGLLAVVFPLVAGVSISLVLGGLLVVGGLVHVAHAFRARGWAGFAGQVLLAVVYVFAGISLLANPLLGLTTLTLLLIAYLLISGLVEVGVGLRLRGQPRWTLLLASGLLSVALGVILIAGFPSTAAWVVGLYVGINLIATGVSMVLMGRQVQREVTAVGGASGGVAQ from the coding sequence ATGGAAGAATCGACAGTGTACGGTTCGCGGACCGACGGTGAATCGATGCCCGGACTGGAGACCAGCTGGCGGTCGCTCGAAGTCGGTGGGATACTCATCGTCCTCCTCGGACTGTTGGCCGTGGTGTTCCCGCTCGTGGCAGGCGTCTCGATCTCGCTCGTGCTCGGCGGCTTGCTCGTCGTCGGGGGCCTCGTCCACGTCGCACACGCCTTCCGGGCGCGCGGATGGGCCGGATTCGCGGGACAGGTCCTGCTCGCCGTGGTGTACGTCTTCGCCGGTATCTCGCTGCTCGCGAACCCGCTGCTCGGCCTGACCACGCTGACGCTGTTGCTGATCGCCTACCTCCTGATCTCGGGACTCGTCGAGGTCGGGGTCGGGCTGCGACTGCGCGGCCAGCCGCGGTGGACCCTTCTCCTCGCCAGCGGGCTCCTCTCGGTGGCCCTGGGCGTGATACTGATCGCCGGGTTCCCGTCGACGGCGGCGTGGGTCGTCGGGCTGTACGTCGGGATCAACCTGATCGCCACCGGCGTCTCGATGGTGCTGATGGGACGGCAGGTTCAGCGCGAGGTGACGGCCGTCGGCGGCGCCAGCGGTGGCGTCGCTCAGTGA